In a single window of the Halobaculum lipolyticum genome:
- a CDS encoding 1,4-dihydroxy-2-naphthoyl-CoA synthase: MSDTDTVSEIFDPERWEPVDGSDAFDDITYHRAVDSPTVRIAFDRPEKRNAFRPGTVDELYAALDHARKRADIGCVLLTGNGPSEKDGGWAFCSGGDQSVRGESGYEYRDDDEADESDDELVREAKAGRLHILEVQRLIRFMPKPVVAVVPGWAVGGGHSLHVVCDLTLASEEHAKFLQTDPDVASFDGGFGSAYLAKQVGQKKAREVFFRGKTYSAAEAVDMGMANEAIPHEELEEVALEWADEMTSKSPTAMRMLKYAFNMTDDGMVGQQVFAGEATRLAYMTPEAQEGRDAFLEGREQDFSRFPWHY; the protein is encoded by the coding sequence ATGAGCGACACGGACACCGTCTCGGAGATCTTCGACCCCGAGCGATGGGAGCCGGTCGACGGCAGCGACGCCTTCGACGACATCACCTACCACCGCGCGGTCGACTCGCCCACCGTCCGCATCGCGTTCGACCGGCCCGAGAAGCGCAACGCGTTCCGCCCCGGCACCGTCGACGAACTGTACGCCGCGCTCGACCACGCCCGCAAGCGCGCCGACATCGGCTGCGTCCTGCTGACGGGCAACGGCCCCTCCGAGAAGGACGGCGGCTGGGCGTTCTGCTCGGGCGGCGACCAGTCCGTCCGCGGGGAGTCGGGGTACGAGTACCGCGACGACGACGAGGCCGACGAGTCCGACGACGAACTCGTGCGCGAGGCGAAGGCGGGTCGCCTGCACATCCTCGAAGTCCAGCGACTGATCCGCTTCATGCCCAAGCCGGTCGTCGCCGTGGTGCCGGGCTGGGCGGTCGGCGGCGGCCACTCGCTGCACGTGGTCTGTGACCTCACGCTCGCCAGCGAGGAGCACGCGAAGTTCCTCCAGACGGACCCCGACGTCGCCAGCTTCGACGGCGGCTTCGGCTCAGCGTACCTCGCGAAGCAGGTGGGCCAGAAGAAGGCCCGCGAGGTGTTCTTCCGCGGGAAGACGTACTCCGCCGCTGAGGCGGTGGACATGGGGATGGCGAACGAGGCCATCCCCCACGAGGAGTTGGAGGAGGTGGCGCTGGAGTGGGCCGACGAGATGACGAGCAAGTCGCCGACGGCGATGCGGATGCTGAAGTACGCCTTCAACATGACCGACGACGGGATGGTCGGCCAGCAGGTGTTCGCCGGCGAGGCGACGCGGCTGGCGTACATGACTCCGGAGGCGCAGGAGGGCCGCGACGCGTTCTTGGAGGGGCGCGAGCAGGACTTCAGTCGGTTCCCCTGGCACTATTAG
- the menD gene encoding 2-succinyl-5-enolpyruvyl-6-hydroxy-3-cyclohexene-1-carboxylic-acid synthase, with amino-acid sequence MTGHAPNRNTLWGRAVADELAAAGVDAVCITPGSRSTPLTVAFDRHPDIHVFSHLDERASAFFALGRARRTGAVTPLVCTSGTAAANFHPAVMEAAQSRVPLLLLTADRPPELRDSGANQTVDQEKLYGDAVRWYKDLPEPEADDRKLRSLRTDLARAVSTAEGTPAGPVHLNVPFRKPLEPVTVQGDVPDDLPRLAAEGRDDDRPFVSTTAGHPMPDDRDLRRLAGALDAERGLIVAGPADPPGPDPQAVTALAHATGFPVLADPLSGLRFGSAVRVAPVLGGYDGVLADGAPDGWPDPEVVVRFGASPTSKPLRKYLAGTDARQFVVDPAGEWREAEFAATDLVVADPSRLCGALSRQVGGPGATDSTAWRERWEAAEAAHWDAVEEAAADDGRAFEGRVLADVADLAPEPSTVFVSNSMPVRDADRFAAPAAKGITMLGNRGASGIDGIVSTALGAGSATTDDLTLVTGDLAYYHDMNGLLALARCDVDATVVVVNNDGGGIFHMLPIERFDPPFTGQFKTPHGLDFEPTAALYDLEFARVEGDDRDGFRDLYRESVASDGSHVIEVTSDAEASHRVRDAVAEAVAERVADP; translated from the coding sequence ATGACCGGACACGCCCCGAACCGGAACACGCTGTGGGGCCGCGCCGTCGCCGACGAACTCGCGGCCGCGGGCGTCGACGCCGTCTGTATCACCCCCGGGTCGCGGTCGACCCCGCTCACCGTCGCCTTCGACCGCCACCCGGATATCCACGTGTTCTCCCACCTCGACGAGCGCGCCTCGGCGTTCTTCGCGCTCGGCCGCGCCCGCCGGACGGGCGCCGTCACCCCGCTCGTCTGTACCTCCGGCACCGCCGCCGCGAACTTCCACCCCGCGGTGATGGAGGCGGCCCAGTCGCGGGTGCCGCTGCTCCTCCTCACCGCTGACCGGCCGCCCGAACTCCGCGACTCGGGCGCCAACCAGACCGTCGACCAGGAGAAGCTGTACGGCGACGCCGTCCGGTGGTACAAGGACCTGCCCGAGCCGGAAGCCGACGACCGGAAGCTCCGCTCGCTCCGGACGGACCTCGCGCGCGCCGTCTCGACGGCGGAGGGAACCCCCGCCGGCCCGGTCCACCTGAACGTCCCGTTCCGCAAGCCGCTGGAGCCGGTGACGGTCCAGGGCGACGTGCCCGACGACCTCCCGCGGCTCGCCGCCGAGGGCCGCGACGACGACCGGCCGTTCGTCTCGACGACCGCCGGCCACCCGATGCCCGACGACCGCGACCTCCGGCGGCTCGCCGGGGCGCTCGACGCCGAGCGCGGCCTGATCGTCGCCGGACCGGCCGACCCGCCCGGGCCGGACCCGCAGGCGGTGACGGCGCTGGCGCACGCGACGGGGTTCCCCGTCCTCGCCGACCCGCTGTCGGGGCTGCGCTTCGGCTCGGCCGTCCGCGTCGCGCCCGTCCTCGGCGGCTACGACGGCGTCCTCGCCGACGGGGCGCCCGACGGTTGGCCCGACCCGGAGGTGGTCGTCCGCTTCGGCGCCTCGCCCACGTCGAAGCCGCTGCGCAAGTACCTCGCCGGCACCGACGCGCGCCAGTTCGTCGTCGACCCCGCCGGCGAGTGGCGCGAGGCTGAGTTCGCCGCGACGGATCTGGTCGTCGCGGACCCGTCGCGGCTCTGTGGCGCGCTGTCGCGACAGGTGGGCGGTCCGGGCGCGACGGACTCGACCGCGTGGCGCGAACGGTGGGAAGCCGCCGAGGCGGCCCACTGGGACGCCGTCGAGGAGGCGGCTGCCGACGACGGGCGAGCCTTCGAGGGGCGCGTGCTGGCGGACGTGGCCGACCTCGCCCCGGAGCCGTCGACGGTGTTCGTCTCGAACTCGATGCCCGTACGCGACGCCGACCGCTTCGCCGCCCCGGCCGCGAAGGGGATCACGATGCTGGGCAACCGCGGCGCCTCTGGCATCGACGGCATCGTCTCGACCGCGCTGGGTGCCGGCTCCGCGACGACGGACGACCTGACACTCGTCACCGGCGATCTCGCGTACTACCACGACATGAACGGGCTGCTCGCGCTGGCCCGCTGTGACGTGGACGCGACGGTGGTCGTGGTCAACAACGACGGCGGCGGCATCTTCCACATGCTCCCCATCGAGCGGTTCGACCCGCCGTTCACGGGGCAGTTCAAGACGCCCCACGGACTCGACTTCGAGCCGACCGCGGCCCTGTACGACCTCGAATTCGCCCGCGTCGAGGGCGACGACCGCGATGGGTTCCGCGACCTGTACCGAGAGAGCGTCGCGAGCGACGGCAGCCACGTGATCGAGGTGACGAGCGACGCCGAGGCGAGCCACCGCGTGCGCGATGCCGTCGCCGAGGCGGTGGCCGAGCGCGTGGCCGACCCGTAG